Proteins found in one Luteimonas chenhongjianii genomic segment:
- a CDS encoding DUF58 domain-containing protein, producing the protein MNPGGALPGIRPSLAELIALRPLARRSRVRRARVGARALAPSPQRGQGMEYAESREYVAGDDARHIDWRVTARTGRPHTKTFQRERERLTMVVADTAAALYFGTRVRFKSTQAARAGAVAVWSAAADGDRIAALRGSGIEPPVAPASGTRGALRVLHALSRWYSAMPEEDAGLGVAIDHARRLLRPGSRLLVLADAASAAAVPARDWAAVGAHCDALVLLLDDPVERSPPWARLGFMQGEGRVDLDLASEAQRARWRDAFDAPRDAAVQQLRRAGIGVESLSSNAASDAWLPAFAGAR; encoded by the coding sequence GTGAATCCCGGCGGCGCCCTGCCCGGCATCCGGCCTTCGCTTGCGGAACTCATCGCGCTGCGGCCGCTGGCGCGACGCAGTCGCGTACGTCGGGCGCGCGTGGGCGCGCGTGCGCTGGCGCCATCGCCACAGCGCGGGCAGGGCATGGAATATGCGGAGTCGCGCGAGTACGTGGCCGGGGATGACGCCCGCCACATCGACTGGCGCGTGACCGCGCGGACCGGCCGCCCCCACACCAAGACCTTCCAGCGCGAACGCGAGCGCCTGACGATGGTCGTCGCCGACACTGCCGCGGCGCTCTACTTCGGCACGCGGGTGCGGTTCAAGTCCACCCAGGCGGCCCGCGCGGGCGCGGTTGCGGTGTGGTCGGCGGCGGCCGATGGTGATCGCATCGCCGCCCTGCGCGGGTCCGGCATCGAGCCGCCGGTCGCGCCGGCCAGCGGCACGCGCGGGGCGCTGCGCGTGCTGCATGCGCTCAGCCGCTGGTATTCGGCGATGCCGGAGGAGGATGCCGGCCTTGGCGTCGCGATCGATCATGCGCGCCGCCTGTTACGCCCCGGCTCGCGGCTGTTGGTGCTGGCGGACGCCGCAAGCGCCGCAGCGGTGCCCGCCCGCGACTGGGCCGCGGTCGGCGCCCATTGCGACGCGCTGGTCCTGTTGCTCGACGATCCGGTGGAACGCTCACCACCGTGGGCGCGGCTCGGCTTCATGCAGGGCGAAGGCCGCGTGGATCTGGACCTGGCCAGCGAGGCGCAGCGCGCGCGCTGGCGCGATGCCTTCGACGCACCGCGGGACGCGGCGGTCCAGCAGCTCCGGCGTGCGGGCATCGGCGTGGAATCGCTCTCGAGCAATGCTGCCAGCGATGCCTGGCTGCCGGCGTTCGCAGGGGCAAGGTGA
- a CDS encoding DUF4381 family protein: MTMPDLVLRDIHQPATPPWWPPAAGWWWLGAALLAVCLALLGWRLLRAWRRRRWRRLFDDEVAHAGDAAARLAAMSSLLRRAARRCSADADRLQGEDWLSFLDSGLPGAPFTEGPGRVLRDGAFRPSVEELEADAAYPFARTRFLALMERRR, translated from the coding sequence ATGACCATGCCCGATCTGGTGCTCCGTGATATCCACCAGCCCGCCACGCCGCCCTGGTGGCCGCCGGCGGCAGGTTGGTGGTGGCTGGGGGCGGCATTGCTGGCGGTGTGCCTGGCGCTGCTGGGCTGGCGGCTGCTGCGTGCCTGGCGCCGGCGCCGCTGGCGGCGTCTGTTCGATGACGAAGTCGCGCACGCGGGCGATGCCGCTGCCCGGCTCGCGGCGATGTCGTCCCTGCTACGCCGCGCAGCGCGTCGCTGCAGCGCCGATGCCGACCGCCTGCAGGGCGAGGATTGGTTGTCCTTCCTCGATAGCGGGCTGCCTGGTGCACCATTCACGGAGGGGCCGGGTCGGGTGCTGCGCGACGGCGCGTTCCGGCCGTCGGTCGAAGAACTCGAGGCCGACGCGGCATATCCCTTCGCCAGGACGCGTTTCCTGGCGCTGATGGAGCGTCGCCGGTGA
- a CDS encoding vWA domain-containing protein: MPVPWLARRWLPPARARGRALRVPYRGLEQLATPRISSGTPATNWLLWIAWCLLCVAAARPLQWGPPEQPPRSARDLMLAVDLSGSMSEEDMVVGVQTVDRLTAAKAVIADFLERRAGDRIGLIVFGQRAYAMTPMTLDRASVRQQLDATVVGMVGRETAIGDAIGLAVKRLQDTPRGQRLLILLTDGVSNAGALTPDKAAELARDAGVRVHTIAFGSEAGAGGLFGFQMPGSEPAIDEAALRRVAETTGGRAFRARDTDELVGIYREIDRLEPVEQPGPSLRPRLERYPLPLAAACAALLLALWLRPRRRAEHAA, from the coding sequence ATGCCCGTGCCCTGGCTTGCGCGTCGATGGCTGCCGCCGGCTCGGGCCCGTGGCCGCGCCCTGCGCGTGCCGTATCGCGGACTCGAGCAGTTGGCGACGCCGCGCATCTCGAGCGGCACCCCGGCGACGAACTGGCTGCTGTGGATCGCGTGGTGCCTGCTGTGCGTGGCCGCGGCCCGACCGCTGCAATGGGGGCCGCCCGAGCAACCGCCGCGCAGCGCCCGCGACCTCATGCTGGCCGTCGACCTGTCGGGCAGCATGAGCGAGGAGGACATGGTCGTCGGGGTGCAGACCGTGGACCGTCTGACCGCCGCCAAAGCCGTCATCGCCGATTTTCTCGAGCGCCGGGCCGGCGATCGCATCGGCCTGATCGTGTTCGGCCAGCGCGCCTACGCGATGACGCCGATGACGCTTGACCGGGCCAGCGTGCGCCAGCAGCTCGATGCCACCGTGGTCGGGATGGTCGGGCGCGAGACTGCCATCGGCGACGCGATCGGTCTGGCGGTCAAGCGCCTGCAGGACACGCCGCGCGGGCAGCGCCTGCTGATCCTGCTGACCGACGGTGTCAGCAATGCCGGGGCGCTGACGCCGGACAAGGCGGCCGAACTGGCCCGCGACGCAGGCGTGCGCGTGCACACGATCGCATTCGGCAGCGAGGCGGGGGCGGGCGGGCTGTTCGGTTTCCAGATGCCCGGCAGCGAGCCGGCCATCGACGAGGCCGCCCTGCGCCGCGTGGCCGAGACCACCGGTGGGCGGGCGTTCCGCGCGCGCGATACCGATGAGCTCGTGGGCATCTACCGCGAGATCGACCGTCTGGAACCGGTCGAGCAGCCAGGGCCGTCATTGCGTCCGCGGCTTGAGCGCTACCCGCTGCCCCTCGCTGCGGCCTGCGCCGCGCTGTTGCTGGCGCTCTGGCTGCGTCCGCGGCGGCGCGCGGAGCACGCCGCATGA
- a CDS encoding VWA domain-containing protein, whose product MTPSIEHLQFVRPEWLWALAVLPAIAWAWWRRQRDADAWREAVDPHLLAHLLDGGAQRRGLLGLGAWLLGGVLAVVALAGPGWRQDAVPLHEQGMAPLVVALDLSTATTAGDLPPSRLLQARAKLARLLAGRDAGQVALVAYADDAYTVAPLTEDAANVALYLDALSPDIMPADGSRADRAIAHAARLLRQGQAQRGEILLMTGDVDAAAIAEAAIAARMGYRVSVLGLGTIEGAAHRDGTGALVHARLEPGTLQALAAAGGGGYHALSADDDDLQALGVLTPSGDLAVASARTDASIRRVRDEGYWLILPLLGLVLFAFRRGSALACVLAFALVPALLPLPARAQPPAATAWQRADQVAYARMRDGAAAYQRQDFDEALRKWTGLPGADAAYNRGNALARLGRFEEAIAAYDEALAAQPGMADAVANRAAVEAARKRTPPPGPGQDPRAPPQDGQGQGQPQSGDPGDQDDPSDSTPADPQEPSDTAGSAPPGTSPTPSAPPPDAQAQREAEAAQQERMQRALDGQAEAESADGPPVDATVDDVQREREQANAAWLRRVPDDPGGLLRAKFRLEHERRARGDDR is encoded by the coding sequence ATGACACCGTCTATCGAACACCTGCAGTTCGTCCGGCCCGAGTGGTTGTGGGCCCTGGCCGTGTTGCCGGCGATCGCCTGGGCTTGGTGGCGCCGCCAGCGCGATGCCGATGCCTGGCGCGAAGCGGTGGATCCGCACCTGCTCGCCCACCTGCTGGACGGGGGCGCGCAACGGCGCGGGCTGCTGGGTCTTGGCGCCTGGCTGCTGGGCGGCGTGCTTGCAGTGGTCGCGCTGGCCGGGCCCGGCTGGCGCCAGGACGCAGTACCGCTGCACGAGCAGGGCATGGCGCCGCTCGTGGTCGCGCTCGATCTGTCGACGGCCACCACCGCCGGCGACCTGCCGCCATCGCGGCTGCTGCAGGCCCGCGCCAAGCTCGCCCGCCTGCTCGCGGGGCGCGATGCCGGGCAGGTCGCGCTGGTCGCCTATGCGGACGATGCCTACACGGTGGCGCCGCTGACCGAGGACGCCGCCAATGTCGCCCTGTACCTCGATGCCCTGTCGCCCGACATCATGCCGGCCGACGGCAGCCGCGCCGATCGCGCGATCGCCCACGCGGCGAGGCTCCTGCGGCAGGGGCAGGCGCAACGCGGCGAAATCCTGTTGATGACCGGGGACGTGGATGCGGCGGCGATCGCGGAGGCGGCCATCGCCGCGCGCATGGGCTACCGGGTCTCGGTGCTGGGGCTGGGGACGATCGAGGGCGCAGCCCATCGCGACGGGACAGGCGCGCTGGTACACGCGCGGCTGGAGCCCGGCACGCTGCAGGCACTGGCCGCGGCGGGCGGCGGCGGCTATCACGCGTTGTCGGCCGACGACGACGACCTGCAGGCGCTGGGGGTACTGACCCCGAGCGGGGATCTCGCCGTTGCTTCCGCCCGCACTGACGCCAGCATCCGCCGCGTCCGCGACGAAGGCTATTGGCTGATCCTGCCGCTGCTCGGTCTGGTGCTGTTCGCCTTCCGTCGCGGCAGCGCGCTCGCCTGCGTGCTCGCGTTCGCATTGGTGCCCGCGTTGCTGCCGCTCCCCGCGCGTGCGCAACCCCCTGCCGCCACGGCCTGGCAACGGGCCGATCAGGTTGCGTATGCGCGCATGCGCGACGGTGCGGCGGCGTACCAGCGGCAGGATTTCGACGAGGCACTGCGCAAGTGGACGGGCCTGCCTGGCGCCGACGCGGCCTACAACCGGGGCAATGCACTGGCCCGCCTCGGACGCTTCGAGGAAGCAATCGCGGCCTATGACGAAGCGCTCGCCGCGCAACCGGGCATGGCCGACGCGGTGGCCAACCGCGCTGCGGTCGAGGCGGCGCGCAAGCGCACGCCCCCGCCGGGGCCGGGCCAGGATCCGCGCGCACCGCCGCAGGACGGGCAGGGCCAGGGACAGCCGCAGTCGGGTGACCCCGGTGACCAGGATGATCCCTCGGACTCGACGCCCGCCGACCCGCAGGAGCCGAGCGATACAGCGGGCTCCGCACCGCCGGGCACGTCGCCGACGCCATCCGCACCGCCGCCGGATGCTCAGGCGCAGCGCGAAGCGGAGGCAGCGCAGCAGGAACGCATGCAGCGTGCGCTTGATGGACAGGCGGAGGCGGAGTCGGCGGATGGTCCGCCGGTGGACGCGACGGTCGACGACGTACAACGCGAGCGCGAGCAGGCCAATGCCGCGTGGCTGCGACGCGTTCCTGACGATCCCGGCGGTTTGCTGCGGGCGAAATTCCGGCTGGAACACGAGCGACGCGCACGCGGAGACGATCGATGA
- a CDS encoding BatD family protein, whose amino-acid sequence MNDPGSTKRWPRWGLVLLLACLPAAVQAETRAWLDRDRIALGETTTLNIETDGVVDAPDWDPLSQDFEVSGHTSRRQAEFTNGRRSTRSLFGVALRPRREGVLTVPALQVGGERTAPLSLSVAPAAVSAARDGAPAFIEADIDVQSPYVQQSVGYVVRLHYATPLVSGSLEQPAADGASMQRIGNDVQYTREIDGRRYSVVERRYQIVPERSGTLTIPGARFEGQGVGGGFFEDMFNRGPRRLTANGPPSVLTVRPMPAGAPQPWLPVYDVQTRWLEAPTEGRAGEASTFVLEAVFDGAVGTQLPEIALPPLASAQVFAEPPQYDERFDNGRPSVRLTRRYAVVPRAGGVLKVQGPRIDWWDVRAGVARTAAPPAVTLTVAGAAAPADATPGTDPASLEPRSPGGESAAPGIWPAMAALFAVLWLATAWLAWRLYRPRLSGPARSGAVRAGKGGDGEAFSGAPPAGAVRQLMRLLQTGEPADVEQALRALHTPPPPDLDALAALLEDPAQREALAVWQRARWAGGDLSAARQGLRSAFRAGPVWRDPPANSRGGERLPPLYPQG is encoded by the coding sequence ATGAACGACCCGGGCTCGACGAAGCGCTGGCCACGTTGGGGCCTGGTCCTGCTGCTGGCGTGTCTGCCCGCGGCCGTGCAGGCCGAAACCCGCGCCTGGCTGGACCGCGACCGCATCGCGCTGGGCGAGACCACCACGCTCAACATCGAGACCGACGGTGTGGTCGACGCGCCCGACTGGGATCCGCTCTCGCAGGATTTCGAAGTCAGCGGCCACACCAGCCGGCGCCAGGCCGAATTCACCAATGGCCGACGCAGCACGCGGTCGCTGTTCGGCGTGGCGCTGCGCCCGCGCCGCGAGGGCGTACTGACTGTTCCTGCCCTGCAGGTGGGTGGCGAGCGCACTGCGCCGTTGTCGTTGAGCGTGGCCCCGGCTGCGGTCAGTGCCGCGCGCGACGGCGCGCCCGCCTTCATCGAGGCCGACATCGACGTGCAGTCGCCCTATGTGCAGCAGTCGGTCGGTTACGTGGTGCGCCTGCACTACGCGACGCCGCTGGTGTCGGGCAGCCTGGAGCAGCCAGCGGCGGATGGCGCCTCGATGCAGCGCATCGGCAACGACGTGCAGTACACCCGCGAGATCGACGGCCGGCGCTATTCCGTGGTCGAGCGCCGCTACCAGATCGTCCCGGAACGCAGCGGCACCCTGACCATTCCGGGCGCCCGATTCGAGGGTCAAGGTGTCGGCGGCGGGTTCTTCGAAGACATGTTCAACCGTGGGCCACGCCGTCTCACCGCGAATGGTCCCCCCAGCGTGCTCACTGTGCGGCCGATGCCCGCCGGCGCCCCGCAACCCTGGCTGCCGGTGTATGACGTGCAGACCCGCTGGCTGGAAGCGCCGACCGAAGGCCGCGCCGGCGAGGCAAGCACGTTCGTGCTGGAGGCGGTGTTCGATGGTGCGGTCGGCACGCAGTTGCCCGAGATCGCGCTGCCACCGCTTGCCAGCGCCCAGGTCTTCGCCGAGCCCCCGCAGTACGACGAACGGTTCGACAACGGCCGCCCAAGCGTCCGCCTGACCCGGCGCTATGCCGTGGTGCCGCGCGCAGGTGGCGTGCTCAAGGTCCAGGGCCCGCGCATCGACTGGTGGGATGTGCGCGCCGGCGTCGCCCGCACGGCTGCGCCCCCTGCGGTCACGCTCACGGTGGCCGGCGCGGCCGCGCCCGCGGATGCCACCCCGGGTACCGACCCCGCGTCTCTGGAGCCCCGTTCACCTGGCGGGGAGTCCGCCGCCCCCGGCATCTGGCCGGCGATGGCGGCCCTGTTCGCGGTCCTGTGGCTTGCGACCGCGTGGCTGGCCTGGCGTTTGTATCGACCGCGGCTTTCAGGACCCGCGCGCAGCGGGGCTGTGCGGGCAGGGAAGGGCGGCGACGGGGAGGCATTTTCCGGAGCCCCCCCCGCAGGCGCCGTGCGCCAGTTGATGCGGCTGTTGCAGACCGGCGAGCCGGCGGACGTGGAGCAGGCGCTGCGCGCCCTGCATACGCCGCCACCGCCCGATCTCGACGCGCTTGCGGCACTGCTCGAAGATCCGGCGCAACGCGAGGCGCTGGCGGTGTGGCAGCGGGCGCGTTGGGCGGGAGGGGATCTGAGCGCTGCCCGCCAAGGCCTCCGCTCGGCATTCCGAGCGGGGCCGGTCTGGCGCGACCCGCCTGCCAACAGCCGGGGCGGCGAGCGCCTGCCGCCGCTGTATCCACAAGGTTGA
- a CDS encoding Dps family protein, which translates to MANSNKSSKSSETPVAPAVASPDAKSKAPAIDIGISDEDRKAVAQHLSVFLADAYTLYLKTHNFHWNVTGPMFNALHVMFEGQYTEQWNALDEIAERIRALGYNAPGSYAEFMELSSIKEEPGLEKSPDWREMVRQLVVGNEAVCRSARKALEVADDADDDPTEDMLIQRLQTHEKNAWMLRSLLQ; encoded by the coding sequence ATGGCCAACTCGAACAAGTCCAGCAAATCCTCCGAGACCCCTGTCGCACCGGCCGTGGCATCGCCCGACGCAAAGTCGAAGGCGCCGGCCATCGATATCGGGATCAGCGACGAGGATCGCAAGGCGGTCGCCCAGCATCTGTCGGTGTTCCTCGCCGATGCCTACACGCTGTATCTCAAGACCCACAACTTCCACTGGAACGTGACGGGGCCGATGTTCAACGCCCTGCACGTGATGTTCGAAGGCCAGTACACCGAGCAGTGGAACGCGCTGGACGAGATCGCCGAGCGCATCCGCGCGCTGGGCTACAACGCGCCGGGTTCCTACGCGGAATTCATGGAGCTGTCGTCGATCAAGGAAGAGCCGGGCCTGGAGAAGTCGCCGGACTGGCGGGAAATGGTGCGCCAGCTCGTGGTCGGCAACGAGGCCGTGTGCCGCAGCGCACGCAAGGCGCTCGAAGTGGCGGACGACGCGGACGACGATCCGACCGAAGACATGCTGATCCAGCGCCTGCAGACCCACGAGAAGAACGCCTGGATGCTCCGCTCGCTGCTGCAGTAA
- the hrpA gene encoding ATP-dependent RNA helicase HrpA: MAGTRDRGRLLGLLGRWRRTPQDAAAREAFESRLRESVRRREARSARLPQATVDPTLPIAGKAEEIVALIREHQVVVVAGETGSGKTTQLPKLCLQAGRGAAGLIGCTQPRRIAARTVARRVAEELQVPIGGAVGYQVRFNDNVSEATAIKFMTDGILLAEIASDRWLSAYDTLIIDEAHERSLNIDFLLGYLRQLLARRPDLKLIVTSATIDTARFAEHFGGAPVVDVEGRGYPVEVRYRPLEGEGTDTGERSVLDGIVAVCDEIMQIRGTGDTLIFLPGEREIRDAHQALERRKYRHTEVLPLYARLSAKDQDRVFNPGPQRRIVLATNVAETSLTVPRIHYVVDPGLARVKRYSPRQKLDRLHIEPISQASADQRKGRCGRIAPGTCFRVFSEADFESRPRYTDPEIRRASLSGVILRMLSLGLGDIESFPFVEPPDPRAVADGWQQLAELGAVDAQRRLTATGRTMARLPVDPKLARMLVAAREHGCLHEMLAITSFLGIQDPRERPADQRGAADAAHAQFADPKSEFVGIVKLWDAYRQAHADLTQSQLRKWCERNFLGFLRMREWRELHRQLRLQCEELGWPADPPSPELATGDARAIARAQAAAYTALHRALIAGLPTQIGHRADPGGGGRASGQYEGPRGRRFQIFPGSPLSKKPPPWVLSATLLDTEKIWSLTNAAIEPDWVIQELDHLLARRHQDPRWSRAQGRVIGSEQISLFGLVLAPRKPIDYGRLYPEEARALFLRDGLVAGEINTRAAFLERNLRTLERAREEEAKQRRAGLVVDEHWMAQWYAQRLPADVISAQGLDAWWRRAPEAAKQALLWSRDDLLVADGVDAELFPAFIALGEARLAVSYRFEPGAPDDGMTVSVPLHLLNAIDPVRLSWLAPGFVEDKATALIRSLPKALRRNFVPAPDFARAFAQAWRDGDADTFAGTLARFLKKLAGVEIVASDFDEATLEPHLRANLRLVDTGRDRKGSTVLAESRDLAELRARFGELAARAFAAHAADGLQQHGLTEFPDTPVPVSIAGAGGLPAYPALQDDGETASLAVHADPAHARRLHPQGVRRLLVIALADRVRQARRQLPVQPRTALLYAAIESAAPRDGKPGDRLREDLIDGALAALLVDGLDTIRDADAFAAHRDAVGKALFGEAMARLRQAEAILDLVAEIRGRLESKLMGWARANLDDMRAQLESLVPPGFLRSVPATALAEYPRWLRALSLRAERAQRDPLRDQQRMLDVKPFVDALAEAAARGRSADPDWQALRWDIEELRVSLFAQELGAKGGVSPKKLASRVAALT; encoded by the coding sequence ATGGCGGGCACGCGTGACCGGGGCCGCCTGCTCGGCCTGCTGGGTCGCTGGCGGCGGACGCCGCAGGACGCTGCGGCACGCGAGGCCTTCGAAAGCCGCCTGCGCGAGTCGGTGCGGCGCCGCGAGGCGCGCTCGGCGCGACTGCCGCAGGCCACCGTTGATCCGACCTTGCCGATCGCGGGCAAGGCCGAGGAGATCGTCGCGCTGATACGCGAGCATCAGGTGGTCGTCGTTGCCGGCGAAACCGGCTCCGGCAAGACCACCCAGCTGCCCAAGCTGTGCCTGCAGGCGGGCCGTGGCGCCGCCGGACTGATCGGCTGCACCCAGCCGCGGCGCATTGCCGCGCGCACCGTCGCGCGGCGGGTCGCCGAAGAACTGCAGGTGCCGATCGGAGGCGCGGTCGGTTACCAGGTGCGCTTCAACGACAACGTCAGCGAAGCGACCGCAATCAAGTTCATGACCGACGGCATCCTGCTGGCGGAGATCGCCTCCGACCGCTGGCTGTCGGCCTACGACACGCTGATCATCGACGAGGCGCACGAGCGCAGCCTCAACATCGATTTCCTGCTGGGCTATCTCAGACAACTGCTGGCCCGGCGTCCGGATCTCAAGCTCATCGTGACGTCGGCGACGATCGACACCGCGCGTTTCGCCGAGCATTTCGGAGGTGCGCCGGTGGTGGATGTCGAGGGCCGCGGCTATCCGGTCGAAGTGCGCTACCGGCCACTGGAGGGTGAGGGCACCGACACCGGCGAGCGCAGCGTGCTCGACGGCATCGTCGCGGTCTGCGACGAGATCATGCAGATCCGCGGCACCGGCGACACGCTGATCTTCCTGCCCGGCGAACGCGAGATCCGCGATGCCCACCAGGCGCTCGAGCGGCGCAAGTACCGGCATACCGAGGTGCTGCCGCTGTATGCACGGCTGTCGGCCAAGGATCAGGACCGGGTGTTCAATCCCGGGCCGCAGCGCCGCATCGTGCTGGCGACCAATGTCGCCGAGACCTCGCTGACGGTGCCGCGCATCCACTACGTCGTCGATCCCGGCCTCGCCCGCGTCAAGCGCTACAGTCCCAGGCAGAAACTCGACCGCCTGCATATCGAGCCGATCAGCCAGGCCAGCGCCGACCAGCGCAAGGGCCGCTGCGGCCGCATCGCCCCGGGCACATGCTTCCGGGTGTTTTCCGAGGCGGATTTCGAATCGCGGCCGCGCTACACGGATCCCGAGATCCGCCGCGCGTCGCTGTCGGGCGTCATCCTGCGGATGCTGTCGCTCGGCCTGGGCGACATCGAGTCCTTTCCCTTCGTCGAGCCGCCGGATCCGCGCGCGGTCGCCGATGGCTGGCAGCAGCTGGCCGAACTCGGGGCGGTCGATGCGCAGCGCCGGCTCACCGCGACCGGCCGCACCATGGCCCGGCTGCCGGTCGACCCCAAGCTCGCGCGCATGCTCGTGGCCGCGCGCGAGCACGGCTGCCTGCACGAGATGCTCGCGATCACGTCGTTCCTCGGCATCCAGGATCCACGCGAGCGGCCGGCGGACCAGCGCGGCGCGGCAGATGCCGCGCATGCGCAGTTCGCCGATCCAAAGTCCGAGTTCGTGGGCATCGTGAAACTGTGGGACGCCTACCGGCAGGCGCATGCCGACCTCACCCAGTCGCAGCTGCGCAAATGGTGCGAGCGCAACTTCCTCGGCTTCCTGCGCATGCGCGAGTGGCGCGAGCTGCATCGCCAACTGCGGTTGCAGTGCGAGGAGTTGGGCTGGCCTGCGGATCCGCCGTCGCCGGAGCTGGCGACTGGCGATGCGCGCGCGATCGCACGCGCGCAGGCTGCCGCCTACACCGCGCTGCATCGCGCATTGATCGCCGGCCTGCCGACGCAGATCGGCCACCGCGCTGATCCAGGCGGCGGTGGTCGCGCCTCGGGCCAGTACGAGGGGCCGCGCGGACGCCGTTTCCAGATATTCCCCGGCTCTCCGCTGTCGAAGAAGCCGCCGCCGTGGGTGCTGTCGGCAACCCTGCTCGATACCGAGAAGATCTGGTCGCTGACCAATGCGGCGATCGAGCCGGACTGGGTGATCCAGGAACTCGACCATCTACTCGCGCGCCGGCATCAGGATCCGCGCTGGTCGCGCGCGCAGGGACGGGTGATCGGCAGCGAACAGATCAGCCTGTTCGGCCTGGTGCTCGCCCCCAGGAAGCCGATCGATTACGGACGCCTCTATCCCGAAGAGGCGCGTGCGCTGTTCCTGCGCGATGGTCTGGTGGCGGGCGAGATCAATACCCGCGCCGCGTTCCTCGAACGCAACCTGCGCACGCTGGAGCGCGCGCGCGAGGAAGAGGCCAAGCAGCGCCGCGCCGGCCTGGTCGTGGATGAGCACTGGATGGCCCAGTGGTACGCGCAGCGGCTGCCGGCCGACGTGATCTCCGCGCAGGGACTCGACGCCTGGTGGCGCCGGGCGCCGGAGGCCGCGAAGCAGGCGCTGCTGTGGAGCCGCGACGATCTGCTCGTCGCCGACGGGGTGGACGCCGAACTCTTCCCCGCCTTCATCGCCCTGGGCGAGGCGCGGCTTGCGGTCTCGTACCGGTTCGAGCCGGGCGCGCCGGACGACGGCATGACGGTCTCGGTGCCGCTGCACCTGCTCAATGCGATCGATCCGGTACGGCTGTCATGGCTGGCGCCCGGGTTCGTCGAAGACAAGGCGACCGCGCTGATCCGCAGCCTGCCCAAGGCGCTGCGGCGCAATTTCGTGCCGGCACCGGATTTCGCGCGCGCCTTCGCGCAGGCCTGGCGCGATGGCGATGCCGACACCTTTGCCGGCACGCTCGCGCGTTTCCTGAAGAAGCTGGCGGGGGTCGAGATCGTCGCCTCGGACTTCGACGAGGCCACCCTCGAGCCCCATCTGCGGGCCAATCTGCGCCTGGTCGATACCGGCCGCGATCGCAAGGGCTCGACAGTACTCGCCGAATCGCGCGATCTCGCCGAACTGCGTGCCCGTTTCGGTGAGCTCGCCGCGCGCGCCTTCGCCGCGCACGCGGCCGATGGCCTGCAGCAGCATGGACTCACCGAGTTTCCGGACACGCCGGTGCCGGTGTCGATCGCCGGCGCCGGCGGCCTGCCGGCCTATCCGGCGTTGCAGGACGATGGCGAAACCGCCTCGCTGGCCGTCCATGCCGATCCCGCCCATGCGCGTCGCCTGCATCCGCAGGGCGTGCGCCGCCTGCTGGTGATCGCGCTCGCCGATCGCGTGCGCCAGGCGCGCAGGCAGCTGCCGGTCCAGCCCAGGACTGCGCTGCTGTATGCCGCGATCGAATCGGCCGCGCCGCGCGACGGCAAACCCGGCGACCGCCTGCGCGAGGATCTGATCGACGGCGCGCTGGCGGCGCTGCTGGTCGATGGCCTCGACACGATCCGCGATGCCGACGCGTTCGCCGCGCACCGCGATGCGGTCGGCAAGGCGCTGTTCGGCGAGGCGATGGCGCGCCTGCGCCAGGCCGAAGCGATCCTCGACCTGGTCGCCGAGATCCGCGGGCGGCTCGAGTCGAAGCTGATGGGCTGGGCGCGGGCCAACCTCGACGACATGCGTGCGCAACTCGAATCGCTGGTGCCGCCCGGGTTCCTGCGCTCGGTGCCGGCCACCGCGCTGGCCGAATATCCGCGCTGGCTGCGCGCGCTGTCGCTACGCGCCGAACGTGCCCAGCGTGACCCGCTGCGCGATCAGCAGCGGATGCTCGACGTCAAACCCTTCGTCGACGCACTCGCCGAAGCCGCCGCACGTGGCCGCAGCGCCGATCCCGACTGGCAGGCACTGCGCTGGGACATCGAAGAATTGCGCGTGTCGCTGTTCGCGCAGGAGCTGGGCGCGAAGGGCGGTGTGTCGCCGAAGAAGCTGGCAAGCCGGGTGGCGGCGCTTACCTGA